The Chanodichthys erythropterus isolate Z2021 chromosome 12, ASM2448905v1, whole genome shotgun sequence genome contains a region encoding:
- the slc25a51a gene encoding mitochondrial nicotinamide adenine dinucleotide transporter SLC25A51 — MASADQDQEPMQNQNHYLCGSVAAFANIGITFPIHKALFRQQLFGVPAWEAVRQLQRDGLRTLYRGILPPLLQKSSTIAIMFGLYEDFSRLLRLHAPQAPILLTDSIAAVLAGTAEAVLTPFERVQTLLQDPRHHGNFQNTAHIFRVLLQQHGVRELYRGLVPILLRNGPSNAFFFGLRGPIKELLPEAESKAGHLVNDFVCGGILGAALGVLFYPLNVVKSHAQVQIGGEFQSCRVILTTVLRERDGKVSRLFRGVHLNFQRSVFSWGIINAAYELLLKML; from the coding sequence ATGGCCTCCGCTGACCAAGACCAGGAGCCAATGCAGAATCAGAACCACTACTTGTGTGGTTCTGTAGCAGCGTTCGCCAACATCGGCATCACGTTTCCCATACACAAGGCGCTGTTCCGCCAGCAATTGTTCGGTGTGCCGGCATGGGAAGCTGTGCGGCAGCTCCAGAGGGATGGTTTGCGCACACTGTACCGAGGCATCCTCCCGCCATTACTCCAGAAAAGCAGCACTATTGCAATTATGTTTGGACTCTATGAGGACTTCTCCAGGTTGCTGAGGTTACACGCTCCTCAAGCCCCCATCCTGTTAACGGACAGTATTGCAGCAGTCTTAGCGGGAACCGCTGAAGCAGTGTTGACGCCTTTCGAGAGGGTCCAAACTTTACTGCAGGATCCACGTCATCATGGAAACTTTCAGAACACTGCACATATTTTTCGTGTTTTGCTTCAGCAACATGGCGTCCGAGAACTTTACCGTGGCCTTGTCCCAATCCTACTCAGAAATGGCCCTAGCAATGCTTTTTTCTTCGGCTTGCGTGGACCAATTAAAGAACTGCTCCCTGAGGCTGAGTCAAAGGCAGGGCATTTGGTTAATGACTTTGTATGTGGGGGGATTCTGGGAGCGGCTCTCGGTGTGCTGTTTTATCCTCTGAATGTAGTTAAGTCTCACGCACAAGTACAGATTGGAGGGGAGTTCCAGTCCTGCAGAGTGATATTGACGACCGTTTTGAGAGAGAGGGATGGGAAGGTGAGTCGTCTTTTCCGAGGTGTGCATTTGAACTTCCAGAGATCTGTTTTCTCATGGGGAATCATAAATGCTGCTTATGAACTATTACTGAAAATGCTTTGA